The following nucleotide sequence is from Streptomyces brevispora.
CGGCCATGATGATCGTTCTCTCTCGTCGCACGGCGGAACTCACCCGCCAATGACTTCAGCCCCCGCTGGTATCAGCGGGTGATGATGTGAGAGTATCAGTGCATGCTGACTTCAGTCGATCCTGATCTGATCCGGGTGCTGGGCGATCCGCTCCGCCTCCAGATCGTGACCCTGCTGGCGCGCGAGACGCTCTGTACGACGCACCTGGTCGAGGAGACCGGCGCGAAGCAGACCAACCTCTCCAACCACATGAAGGTCCTGCGCG
It contains:
- a CDS encoding ArsR/SmtB family transcription factor yields the protein MLTSVDPDLIRVLGDPLRLQIVTLLARETLCTTHLVEETGAKQTNLSNHMKVLREAGVVETEPCGRFTYYKLKPEVLAGLSEQFAALADSARTASENKRACP